From Variimorphobacter saccharofermentans, one genomic window encodes:
- the thiI gene encoding tRNA uracil 4-sulfurtransferase ThiI translates to MFKAFLIKYAEIGLKGNNRYLFENALRDRVKEALNPLGEYEVSKEQGRIFVECPDQYDYEETVEAIRKVFGIAAICPVVVIDSSEWDTLTKGVGDYVEAMYPDRNFTFKVEAKRADKNYALTSPEICIEMGAYLLKRFPEMKVDVHEPSVRITVEVRTKSYVYSIVIPGLGGMPVGTNGRAMLLLSGGIDSPVAGYMIAKRGVSMAATYFHAPPYTSDRAKQKVVELAEKISKYTGKMKLYVVNFTDIQLYIYDQCPHEELTIIMRRYMMRIAERLAEKEGCLGLVTGESIGQVASQTMHSLAATNEVCSMPVYRPLIAFDKNEIVKIAEQIDTFETSIQPFEDCCTIFVAKHPVTKPSLKVIRKSEKNLEEKIEELVETALNTVEVIPIG, encoded by the coding sequence ATGTTCAAAGCATTTTTAATTAAGTATGCAGAAATCGGTTTAAAGGGAAATAACCGGTATCTCTTTGAGAACGCCTTGCGTGACAGAGTTAAAGAGGCGCTGAATCCACTTGGAGAATATGAGGTTAGCAAAGAACAGGGCAGAATTTTCGTGGAATGTCCTGATCAATATGATTATGAAGAGACAGTGGAGGCGATTCGTAAAGTATTCGGAATTGCTGCTATCTGTCCCGTTGTTGTGATTGACAGTTCAGAGTGGGATACATTAACGAAGGGTGTGGGAGATTATGTGGAGGCAATGTATCCGGATCGTAATTTTACCTTCAAGGTAGAAGCGAAGCGGGCTGATAAGAATTATGCCCTTACTTCTCCTGAAATCTGTATTGAGATGGGAGCTTATCTTTTAAAACGGTTTCCTGAGATGAAGGTGGATGTGCATGAGCCATCCGTTCGTATTACCGTAGAGGTGCGCACGAAATCCTATGTATATTCCATCGTAATTCCTGGTCTTGGGGGTATGCCTGTAGGTACCAATGGCAGAGCAATGCTTCTATTATCCGGAGGAATTGACAGTCCTGTTGCTGGATACATGATTGCTAAAAGAGGAGTATCCATGGCAGCAACTTATTTTCATGCTCCGCCATATACCAGTGACAGAGCAAAGCAGAAGGTTGTGGAGCTTGCAGAGAAGATCTCAAAATATACTGGTAAAATGAAGCTCTATGTGGTTAATTTTACGGATATTCAACTATATATCTATGATCAGTGCCCCCACGAGGAGCTAACCATCATCATGAGAAGATATATGATGAGAATCGCAGAGCGCCTGGCAGAAAAGGAAGGGTGTCTTGGTTTGGTTACCGGGGAAAGTATCGGGCAGGTTGCCAGTCAGACGATGCATAGCCTGGCAGCTACGAATGAAGTATGTTCAATGCCGGTATATCGCCCATTAATTGCTTTTGATAAAAATGAAATCGTTAAAATAGCAGAACAGATTGATACCTTTGAGACCTCTATCCAGCCATTTGAAGACTGCTGTACCATCTTTGTGGCAAAGCATCCGGTAACAAAGCCCAGTCTAAAGGTAATCCGTAAATCGGAAAAAAATCTGGAAGAGAAAATTGAAGAATTAGTGGAGACTGCATTAAATACCGTTGAAGTGATACCGATTGGTTAA
- a CDS encoding HPr family phosphocarrier protein gives MKTVKISLNSIDKVKAFVNDVTKFDSDFDLVSGRYVIDAKSIMGIFSLDLSKVIDLNIHSEENLDKILTVLKPYIVD, from the coding sequence ATGAAAACGGTTAAAATATCATTAAATTCTATCGATAAGGTAAAGGCATTCGTAAATGACGTTACTAAGTTTGATTCCGATTTTGATTTAGTCTCCGGTAGATATGTTATAGATGCAAAATCTATCATGGGTATTTTCAGCCTTGATTTATCAAAGGTTATTGATCTTAACATTCATAGTGAGGAGAACTTAGATAAAATCCTTACTGTATTAAAGCCTTACATTGTAGATTAA
- the mtaB gene encoding tRNA (N(6)-L-threonylcarbamoyladenosine(37)-C(2))-methylthiotransferase MtaB — MKKTAAFLSLGCKVNSYETEAMRGMFESAGYDIVDFKERADVYVINTCTVTNIADRKSRQMLHQAKKRNPNAVIAAVGCYVQAAEEALLEDSAVDLVVGNNKKADIVTMVERCLIGNEKEELIVDMAKEQEYEALHVITTMEKTRAFIKIQDGCNRFCSYCIIPYVRGRVRSRDEEDILAEITRLADKGYKEIVLTGIHLSSYGTDRNKKGDHHEMQDSFEAMPLATLITRIGKIDGIKRIRLGSLEPRIITREFLEAIASVEQFCPHFHLSLQSGSDGVLRRMNRKYSAQEYYDRVVMIKEYFENPSFTTDVIVGFPGETQEEFEETKHFIQKVEFSHIHVFKYSKRAGTKAADMPNQIAEEIKNQRSNEIIILSEMMAKEYKQRFMGKIEKILMEEQMTLDGINYQVGHNERYLKIAVACEQDLSNQLINGKIIGTLNDEILLCEIIH, encoded by the coding sequence ATGAAGAAAACAGCAGCATTTTTAAGCTTAGGCTGTAAGGTGAATTCCTATGAAACGGAAGCAATGCGCGGAATGTTTGAGTCAGCTGGCTATGATATCGTAGATTTTAAGGAAAGAGCTGATGTCTATGTGATCAATACCTGCACCGTAACGAATATTGCTGATCGGAAATCCCGCCAGATGCTTCATCAGGCAAAGAAACGAAACCCGAATGCAGTCATAGCTGCTGTTGGGTGTTATGTTCAGGCTGCGGAAGAAGCATTACTGGAAGACAGTGCGGTAGACTTGGTAGTAGGTAATAATAAAAAGGCAGATATCGTTACTATGGTGGAACGGTGTCTGATAGGTAACGAGAAAGAAGAGCTCATCGTTGATATGGCTAAGGAGCAGGAATATGAAGCATTGCATGTCATTACCACGATGGAGAAAACCAGAGCTTTTATTAAGATACAGGACGGGTGTAACCGGTTTTGCTCCTATTGTATCATCCCTTACGTAAGAGGAAGGGTAAGGAGCAGAGATGAGGAGGATATACTGGCTGAGATTACACGATTAGCCGACAAAGGCTACAAGGAAATCGTACTTACAGGGATTCATCTTTCCTCTTATGGAACGGACAGAAACAAGAAGGGTGATCATCATGAAATGCAGGATAGCTTCGAAGCTATGCCTTTAGCGACTCTGATTACCAGAATAGGTAAAATTGACGGAATAAAGCGTATTCGACTAGGCTCGCTGGAACCAAGAATCATCACCAGGGAGTTTTTAGAGGCGATTGCATCCGTAGAGCAATTCTGCCCTCATTTTCATCTGTCCCTGCAAAGCGGCAGTGACGGTGTACTAAGGAGAATGAATCGAAAGTATTCTGCACAGGAGTATTATGACCGGGTTGTCATGATCAAAGAGTACTTTGAGAACCCATCATTTACAACGGATGTAATTGTAGGCTTTCCCGGTGAGACGCAGGAAGAATTCGAAGAAACAAAACACTTTATACAGAAAGTGGAGTTTTCCCATATCCATGTTTTTAAGTATTCAAAAAGAGCTGGTACGAAAGCCGCAGATATGCCGAACCAGATAGCAGAAGAGATTAAAAACCAGAGAAGCAATGAAATAATTATACTCTCTGAGATGATGGCAAAAGAATATAAACAGAGGTTTATGGGTAAAATAGAGAAAATTCTAATGGAAGAGCAAATGACTCTCGATGGAATTAATTATCAGGTAGGACATAATGAACGCTATTTAAAGATTGCTGTAGCCTGTGAACAGGACCTATCAAATCAGCTGATAAATGGCAAAATAATTGGAACATTAAATGACGAAATCCTCCTTTGTGAAATAATTCATTGA
- a CDS encoding IreB family regulatory phosphoprotein, with protein sequence MQKINNTQYFKVQKETEVVVSEIIRIVYSALTEKGYNPVNQIVGYVMSGDPTYITSHKGARSLIMKVERDEIIEELLRFYIDKNINQNSSKP encoded by the coding sequence ATGCAAAAAATAAACAATACTCAATACTTTAAAGTACAGAAGGAAACGGAAGTAGTAGTAAGTGAGATCATTCGAATCGTATATTCGGCGTTAACGGAAAAAGGATATAATCCTGTTAATCAGATTGTTGGCTATGTAATGAGTGGAGATCCAACCTACATAACGAGCCATAAGGGCGCTCGAAGCTTGATTATGAAGGTAGAACGTGATGAGATTATTGAAGAATTGTTACGTTTTTACATTGACAAGAATATCAATCAGAATAGTTCAAAACCGTAG
- the ruvX gene encoding Holliday junction resolvase RuvX — translation MKRIIGLDYGSVTVGVAISDPLLLTAQGIEVIRRKQENKLRQTLARIEELIAEYDVDTIVLGYPKHLNNTIGERASKSEEFAEKLRKRTGLEVILWDERLTTVAAHQVLDQTGMDDKEKSRVVDKLAAVLILQGYLDKLNYMKKDENREIE, via the coding sequence ATGAAACGAATCATTGGGCTAGATTATGGCTCTGTAACAGTTGGAGTAGCAATCAGTGATCCATTGCTGCTGACTGCCCAGGGTATCGAGGTCATCCGTAGAAAACAAGAAAATAAGCTTCGGCAGACATTAGCAAGGATCGAAGAGCTGATTGCCGAATATGATGTTGATACCATTGTCCTCGGGTATCCGAAGCATTTGAATAATACCATTGGTGAACGGGCTTCTAAATCAGAAGAGTTTGCAGAAAAACTGCGGAAAAGAACCGGACTTGAAGTTATATTATGGGATGAACGGTTAACAACCGTTGCAGCACATCAGGTGTTGGACCAGACAGGGATGGACGATAAGGAAAAGTCAAGAGTTGTGGATAAACTTGCGGCGGTATTAATACTTCAAGGATATTTGGATAAATTGAATTATATGAAGAAAGATGAGAATAGGGAGATCGAATGA
- a CDS encoding DUF1292 domain-containing protein, translating into MNNKPDEITFITEEGEEVLFRVLEQTRLGGIDYLLVSTEVEDEALILKDISQATDEEAIYNIVDDDKELELVAGIFNELLDDIELD; encoded by the coding sequence ATGAATAACAAACCGGATGAGATAACGTTTATCACTGAAGAAGGGGAAGAAGTATTATTTCGTGTATTAGAACAAACCAGGCTGGGTGGAATTGATTATTTGCTGGTTAGTACGGAAGTAGAGGATGAAGCACTCATTTTAAAGGATATCTCTCAGGCAACCGATGAGGAAGCAATCTATAATATTGTGGATGATGATAAGGAACTGGAATTAGTTGCCGGGATATTCAACGAATTATTAGATGATATTGAACTAGATTAA
- a CDS encoding Fur family transcriptional regulator, whose translation MPDGKEQFKLLLKQNGLKVTTQRIAILEVLDSRPGIHLTAEEIYDCVKKKYPEIGIATVYRTIQMLSELNLIDKLNLDDGYVRYEISKKGTEDTCHHHHHLICLDCGRIYAFQDDLLETLEERIKETMGFTVSDHEVKLYGHCQECRDKQFY comes from the coding sequence ATGCCTGATGGTAAGGAACAGTTCAAGCTGTTGCTGAAACAAAATGGTTTGAAAGTAACAACACAGAGAATCGCAATACTGGAAGTGTTGGATAGTAGACCCGGCATCCACTTAACTGCCGAGGAAATTTATGATTGTGTTAAAAAAAAATATCCTGAGATCGGAATAGCTACTGTATATCGAACAATACAGATGTTATCAGAGCTTAACCTAATAGATAAATTAAATTTGGATGATGGATATGTACGTTATGAGATCAGTAAGAAAGGCACGGAGGATACCTGCCACCATCACCATCATTTAATATGTCTTGACTGTGGAAGAATCTATGCGTTTCAGGATGATTTGTTGGAGACGCTGGAAGAACGGATTAAGGAGACTATGGGGTTTACCGTCAGTGACCATGAGGTAAAGCTATACGGTCATTGCCAAGAATGCAGGGATAAGCAATTCTATTAA
- a CDS encoding ribonuclease J, which yields MKEKEKNNKKQTDIKGVKIIPLGGLEQIGMNITAIEYEDSIIVIDCGLSFPEDEMLGIDLVIPDVTYLKENIDKVKGFIITHGHEDHIGSLPYVLRDINVPIYATRLTIGIIENKLKEHNLLKNTKRKVIKYGQSINLGCFRIEFIRANHSIADAAMLAIYTPAGIIFHTGDFKVDYTPVFGEPIDLQRIGEIGKKGVMALLCDSTNVERPGYTMSESTVGKTFDSIFTDYVKQRIIVATFASNVDRVQQIINSAAKFGRKIVIEGRSMVNIMTTAMELGYIKMPENMLIDIEMMKNYTDDQLVLITTGSQGESMAALSRMAASIHKKVTIKPGDVVILSSTPIPGNEKAVSKVINDLSMKGAKVIYQDTHVSGHACQEEIKLIYTLLKPKYAVPVHGEYKHLIRHAELAQTLGIPKENIFLLSSGDVLTLSDEKAAITGEVPAQGILVDGLGVGDVGNIVLRDRQLLSENGLIIVVVSLERYSNQVLAGPDIVSRGFVYVRESENLMEEARDVVEKALEKCLSRNNTDWGKMKTEIKDSLNDFIWKKTKRNPMILPIIMEV from the coding sequence TTGAAAGAAAAAGAAAAAAACAATAAGAAACAAACAGACATAAAAGGTGTTAAGATTATTCCCCTAGGCGGATTAGAACAGATTGGTATGAATATCACAGCAATTGAGTACGAGGACAGCATTATTGTCATTGATTGTGGTCTATCCTTTCCAGAAGACGAGATGCTGGGGATTGATTTAGTAATACCGGATGTTACCTACTTAAAAGAAAACATTGATAAGGTAAAAGGATTTATTATTACACATGGACATGAAGATCATATTGGATCTTTGCCCTATGTACTTAGGGATATCAATGTACCCATATATGCAACAAGGCTTACGATAGGAATTATTGAGAATAAATTAAAAGAGCATAATCTGCTGAAAAATACCAAGAGAAAGGTTATCAAATACGGACAGTCTATTAATCTTGGATGCTTCCGTATCGAATTCATTCGTGCTAATCATAGTATTGCGGATGCTGCGATGCTGGCAATCTATACACCAGCGGGCATCATATTCCATACTGGAGATTTCAAGGTGGATTATACGCCGGTATTCGGTGAACCCATTGATTTACAACGAATTGGGGAAATCGGTAAGAAGGGTGTAATGGCATTGTTATGTGATAGTACCAATGTAGAGAGACCTGGATATACCATGTCAGAAAGCACGGTAGGAAAAACCTTTGACAGCATATTTACAGATTATGTAAAACAGAGAATTATCGTAGCAACCTTTGCTTCGAATGTCGATCGCGTTCAGCAGATTATCAACTCTGCAGCCAAGTTCGGCAGAAAGATCGTCATAGAAGGACGAAGTATGGTTAATATCATGACCACAGCGATGGAGCTTGGTTATATCAAAATGCCGGAAAATATGTTAATTGATATAGAGATGATGAAGAACTATACGGATGATCAGTTGGTATTAATCACCACTGGTAGTCAGGGAGAATCCATGGCTGCTTTATCACGTATGGCAGCATCCATTCATAAAAAGGTTACAATCAAGCCGGGAGATGTGGTTATATTAAGCTCCACACCAATTCCGGGTAATGAAAAAGCGGTATCTAAGGTTATCAATGATCTTTCCATGAAAGGGGCCAAGGTAATCTATCAGGATACACACGTATCCGGGCATGCATGCCAGGAAGAGATTAAGCTGATTTATACATTGCTTAAGCCCAAATATGCAGTTCCGGTACATGGCGAATACAAGCATTTGATACGTCATGCAGAATTAGCACAGACACTTGGTATTCCGAAGGAGAATATATTCTTATTATCATCCGGTGATGTACTGACATTATCCGATGAGAAGGCAGCGATCACTGGAGAGGTACCGGCTCAGGGTATCTTAGTAGATGGTCTTGGTGTTGGTGACGTAGGTAATATTGTACTTCGTGACAGACAGCTGTTATCAGAGAATGGATTAATAATCGTAGTGGTATCGTTAGAGAGATATAGTAACCAAGTACTGGCTGGTCCAGATATTGTATCCCGTGGCTTTGTATACGTAAGGGAGTCAGAGAACCTTATGGAGGAAGCAAGGGATGTTGTAGAGAAAGCATTAGAAAAGTGTCTGAGTCGCAATAATACAGACTGGGGCAAGATGAAGACTGAGATAAAAGATTCGCTGAATGATTTCATTTGGAAGAAAACAAAGAGAAACCCGATGATTTTACCGATCATTATGGAAGTATAA
- a CDS encoding endolytic transglycosylase MltG encodes MATKSTTVRLTLKITSFIVKVLLNAIFYILVVIAVINLSKEAYKFTYQLYGPDPVEPAPGREIIIQINKGESTMDIASKLELNRAIKNKYSFYLKARLENKSIMPGTYQINNSMTYGEILAIITDYSASLVKEEAEATEEDTKANENTEAETSTKEEKDKEKDTKKDTKKDKDKKSDKKKEADKTE; translated from the coding sequence ATGGCTACGAAGTCCACAACAGTAAGGTTAACATTGAAAATTACTAGTTTTATCGTTAAGGTACTACTCAATGCTATTTTCTATATCTTAGTAGTAATTGCGGTAATTAATCTGAGTAAGGAAGCGTATAAGTTTACTTATCAGCTATATGGTCCGGATCCGGTAGAACCGGCACCCGGCAGAGAGATTATTATTCAGATTAATAAGGGCGAATCTACTATGGACATCGCAAGCAAGCTAGAGCTAAATCGCGCCATCAAGAACAAATATTCCTTCTATCTGAAAGCAAGGCTTGAAAATAAGTCAATTATGCCGGGAACTTATCAGATTAATAACTCAATGACGTATGGAGAAATTCTGGCGATCATCACAGACTACTCCGCTTCACTTGTCAAGGAGGAGGCAGAAGCCACCGAAGAGGATACGAAGGCTAACGAGAATACGGAAGCTGAGACAAGTACGAAAGAGGAGAAGGATAAGGAAAAGGATACAAAGAAGGATACGAAAAAAGATAAGGATAAGAAGTCGGACAAGAAAAAGGAAGCGGATAAGACAGAATAG
- a CDS encoding O-methyltransferase, with product MIVNERIVAYINSLQVEIKPELLSLEKEALERHVPIIKKETQGLLKFLLCLQQPKRILEVGTAIGFSALFMSEYTGDDSKITTIEKVPMRIVDAEKNFSNEVFSHKDKITLIKGEALKALKDLASEEQHYDFIFLDAAKAQYMSFLPELMKMLSTNGILVTDNVLQDGTVTNSRYSITRRDRTIHTRMREYLYTITHMEELETVILPVGDGVAVSFRK from the coding sequence ATGATAGTAAATGAAAGAATTGTAGCCTATATTAATTCACTTCAGGTAGAAATAAAACCGGAGCTTCTTTCCCTTGAAAAAGAAGCGCTAGAACGTCATGTACCAATTATTAAGAAAGAAACACAGGGCTTATTAAAGTTTTTACTGTGTTTACAGCAACCAAAACGAATTCTTGAGGTCGGAACTGCCATTGGCTTTTCCGCCCTCTTTATGAGTGAATATACCGGTGATGACAGTAAAATAACAACGATTGAGAAAGTACCGATGCGAATTGTTGATGCAGAGAAGAATTTCTCGAATGAGGTATTTTCTCATAAGGATAAGATAACCTTAATAAAGGGAGAAGCGCTAAAGGCATTAAAGGACCTGGCTTCTGAGGAGCAGCACTACGATTTTATATTTCTGGATGCTGCGAAAGCACAGTATATGAGCTTTCTTCCTGAGCTAATGAAAATGCTATCTACGAATGGAATACTTGTAACAGATAATGTTCTGCAGGATGGAACAGTAACAAATTCCCGTTATAGCATAACTAGGAGGGACCGAACAATTCATACCAGAATGCGAGAGTATCTCTATACGATAACTCATATGGAGGAATTGGAGACGGTTATATTACCGGTTGGTGATGGTGTTGCGGTCAGCTTCCGTAAATAG
- a CDS encoding peptidase U32 family protein encodes MLSEIKKPELLIPGGNLETLKTAVIYGADAVYIGGDLYGLRAKAKNFSMEEMKEGIAFAHSYGKKVYVTANITAHNQDLEGIRRYFRELYAFGEDRPDALIISDPGVFSIAREEVPEIDIHISTQANNTNYETYRFWNKLGATRVVSARELSLEELTVLRSKIPAEMEIETFVHGAMCIAYSGRCLLSNYFTGRDANLGACTHSCRWRYHIVEETRPGEYLPIEENERGTYIFNSKDLCMIEYIPELVKAGIDSFKIEGRMKTALYVATVARTYRLAIDEYFEDPVIYEEHKPFYMEEIRKGVNRQFTTGFFFGKPTHEDQIYDHNTYEKAYTYLGTISGEKDGYYELEQKNKFCVGDVVEIIKPDGSTIETNVKRILDDQGNDMESCPHPLQIIYVDFGTKLDKFDIIRRREE; translated from the coding sequence ATGTTAAGTGAGATAAAAAAGCCGGAGCTATTAATTCCGGGTGGTAATCTGGAAACATTAAAAACTGCTGTAATATATGGTGCAGATGCAGTATATATTGGTGGTGATCTGTATGGATTACGGGCGAAAGCAAAAAACTTCTCCATGGAGGAAATGAAAGAAGGAATTGCATTTGCACATAGCTATGGCAAGAAGGTATATGTTACCGCCAATATAACAGCCCATAATCAGGACTTGGAAGGTATCAGAAGATATTTCAGGGAATTATACGCATTTGGAGAAGATCGTCCGGACGCACTGATTATATCTGACCCGGGAGTGTTCAGTATTGCCAGGGAAGAGGTACCGGAGATTGATATACACATCAGTACACAGGCGAACAATACGAATTATGAAACCTATCGGTTTTGGAATAAGCTCGGGGCGACCAGAGTAGTATCTGCAAGAGAACTTTCCTTAGAGGAGCTGACCGTTCTTCGATCAAAAATTCCGGCTGAGATGGAAATAGAGACCTTTGTTCACGGCGCAATGTGTATCGCATATTCTGGTAGATGTCTTCTAAGTAATTATTTTACCGGAAGAGATGCGAATCTGGGAGCCTGTACGCATTCCTGCCGTTGGAGATATCATATTGTGGAGGAGACCAGACCCGGAGAATATCTGCCCATTGAAGAAAATGAACGGGGAACCTATATTTTTAACTCAAAGGATCTGTGCATGATTGAATATATACCGGAACTTGTTAAGGCTGGAATTGACAGCTTTAAGATAGAGGGAAGAATGAAGACAGCACTCTATGTAGCTACGGTTGCAAGAACCTACCGTCTGGCTATTGATGAATATTTCGAGGATCCGGTGATATATGAAGAGCATAAACCATTCTATATGGAGGAAATTCGTAAAGGAGTCAACAGACAGTTCACCACGGGATTTTTCTTCGGAAAACCTACTCATGAGGATCAGATTTATGACCATAATACGTATGAGAAAGCCTATACCTATCTGGGTACCATATCCGGAGAGAAGGATGGTTATTATGAACTGGAGCAAAAGAACAAGTTCTGTGTAGGAGATGTCGTAGAAATAATTAAACCCGATGGTTCCACCATCGAAACAAACGTAAAAAGAATTCTGGATGATCAGGGAAATGATATGGAAAGCTGTCCGCATCCACTACAGATTATTTATGTTGATTTCGGAACCAAATTAGATAAATTCGATATAATAAGACGGAGGGAGGAATAA
- the sigK gene encoding RNA polymerase sporulation sigma factor SigK, whose translation MKSFPKPLSTKEETDYLRRCKEGDKEARDKLIEHNLRLVAHIVKKYNMIDKETDDLISIGTIGLIKAIDTFDDEKGIRLATYASRCIDNELLMMLRSGKRLAKEVYLYDPIGSDREGNEINLLDIIEEAEIDIVESIVLEDDIKKLYHIIGKVLTDREREIICLRYGLSNRKEVTQREIAGMLGISRSYVSRIEKKALKKLRECFEG comes from the coding sequence GTGAAGTCGTTTCCTAAGCCGTTAAGCACCAAGGAAGAAACGGACTATCTGCGAAGATGTAAAGAAGGCGACAAGGAAGCAAGAGACAAATTAATTGAACATAACCTGAGGCTGGTAGCGCACATAGTGAAAAAGTATAATATGATTGATAAAGAAACAGATGATTTGATTTCGATTGGAACGATTGGACTGATTAAGGCGATTGATACCTTTGATGATGAGAAAGGAATTCGCTTAGCAACATATGCCTCCCGTTGTATTGATAATGAGCTTTTGATGATGCTCAGAAGTGGAAAACGTTTAGCCAAGGAAGTATATCTGTACGATCCGATTGGGTCTGACCGGGAAGGCAATGAAATCAATCTGTTGGATATCATTGAGGAAGCAGAAATTGATATTGTTGAGAGTATTGTGCTGGAAGATGATATTAAAAAACTGTATCACATAATCGGTAAGGTGTTAACTGATAGAGAACGCGAAATAATCTGCTTACGTTACGGTTTAAGCAATAGGAAGGAAGTCACACAACGCGAGATCGCAGGTATGTTAGGTATTTCAAGAAGCTATGTCAGCCGTATAGAGAAAAAAGCTCTAAAAAAACTACGGGAATGTTTTGAAGGATAA
- a CDS encoding SAF domain-containing protein has product MKYRSKIKKTTKQYIIVACICIVVIGGAAFITSFLITSQIKEEYKYLLEQAYSDMNKNQKNVFVAKTDITVGEAVTLENVERQKVYSSQPDKNFILEEELGKIALIDIPAGTQIINRMLTDNTIAKELREVEYDVIHISPNVLNNDTIDVRIVYPNGESYIVLSKKILKGYTQEMASCLMWLNEEELLRMSAAIVDAGLYPGSKLFVTKYIEPNVQDASYINYVPSLAILTLLENDPNILERASQELNKEVRKALENRLASSMMIDVTAISWDLYPNVQKRHTTVSEVEDSKDTIASSNQVSISDTEETNGKNKSIEDNNTVNETSIPKNNTNINNDYFYYSEEEKAMGGDTEYGE; this is encoded by the coding sequence ATGAAATATAGAAGTAAAATTAAAAAGACAACTAAACAGTATATTATTGTTGCTTGTATCTGTATTGTAGTGATAGGAGGAGCGGCGTTTATCACTTCCTTTTTAATCACAAGCCAGATAAAAGAAGAATATAAATATTTATTAGAACAAGCTTATTCAGACATGAATAAGAATCAGAAAAACGTCTTTGTTGCAAAAACAGATATTACCGTGGGAGAAGCCGTTACACTGGAAAATGTGGAAAGGCAAAAGGTTTATTCATCACAGCCGGATAAGAATTTCATTTTGGAAGAGGAATTAGGAAAAATTGCGTTGATTGATATCCCGGCGGGAACCCAAATAATAAATCGTATGCTTACGGACAATACCATTGCAAAGGAATTACGTGAAGTGGAGTATGATGTTATTCATATAAGCCCCAATGTTTTAAACAATGATACGATTGATGTGCGAATCGTATATCCGAATGGAGAAAGCTATATCGTATTATCAAAGAAAATTCTTAAAGGTTATACACAGGAGATGGCATCCTGCCTTATGTGGCTTAACGAGGAAGAATTACTGAGAATGTCTGCCGCAATTGTTGATGCCGGATTATATCCTGGTTCTAAGCTTTTTGTTACAAAATATATAGAGCCTAATGTTCAAGATGCATCTTATATCAATTATGTACCGAGTTTAGCCATATTAACATTATTAGAAAATGACCCGAATATTTTAGAAAGAGCATCACAGGAGTTGAATAAAGAAGTTAGAAAAGCATTAGAAAATCGGCTTGCTTCTAGTATGATGATCGATGTTACTGCTATCAGCTGGGATCTATATCCGAATGTTCAGAAAAGACATACTACCGTATCTGAAGTAGAGGATTCGAAAGATACAATAGCTAGTTCGAATCAGGTTTCCATATCGGATACGGAAGAGACAAATGGAAAGAATAAGTCCATAGAAGACAATAATACAGTTAATGAAACATCCATTCCGAAGAATAACACCAATATAAATAATGATTATTTTTATTACTCAGAGGAAGAAAAGGCGATGGGAGGTGATACAGAATATGGCGAGTAA